The Brachyhypopomus gauderio isolate BG-103 chromosome 1, BGAUD_0.2, whole genome shotgun sequence genome includes a window with the following:
- the LOC143526077 gene encoding uncharacterized protein LOC143526077, whose translation MEPIFRKKADGSPNLCDSKAALCVKEANKKKPWARAISPEKVKDSARRAVLRSGGDPGNAVHVLGQHELQFGVFRGQTFKWVAENALGYAGYLVADMKKESSQGKDSINHAENKKAFRSYVERFPEGRYAVRIKTEKMSCSSTQSASLPCTSTEPNISPLSTDPMQACTSTESSSSQLSEPVQSSDSCQPSVASVSSLRTLLVGRGSSTKSLEKTVKRLISPSKFKPSVSLPSFEPTHMDDSELVMAAEQVESELTVQSRICLPAGWKPALPIVDQQWISKALFKWSRNGQPELDHSKVDKMWWHPPQPSLTPSGVPAMERYFGHALFLWMPRKLWHVRLFCPHPDCGKEELTSAGVHQRIRQVVGISSSYFMAAEYLACKSCKRKVISWSHNIVCQLDIGHRVQFPCFLTSKLACDIQVVRQMRQRGLGNSSSQLQKQMEEQHSEAWLEKQVQYLTDCKGLVRAASSGLITPVVLGDLPPLLQVPKHRWLMQVYAQDVLNRLEEVKASITSQFGRVLKMDSTKKIVRKLAGQSRATAAWATNVGNEHGQVIMSVLTASEGYGLGKMIDGIMKRYRDAGVSTPEVLYVDRDCCGATHLRNMFKGWEDMEIRLDIWHYMRRIAVGCTTDSHVLYAGFMNSLSHCIFMWDESDLQALKEAKRSELEAKLMHPTDAGVMRNITRAEMALHCKRTTRSCEDIKALVTELIRSYDGEKGCNTLGVPLINSARMAEIWSSQTKHIACIQDPPGVQLYMQTGTILKGGHSLPTYRCARGSTSLESFHLHMNRFIPGTLASDTFFQAYLVDGLARWNEDRRLAAAGKDQPHSYSGLLKYAANQLSQEVLGRTLVDYTGPRKYTGELIGVEYLYEQTGSALEDYKLVILALETEDVTVAEDEGFEEAQDFEDLTVPAFETEPPAVPSASDASSGVAFAPPVSISAPPVSISAPPVSISTPPVSISTPPVSISAPPVSISTPPVSISTPPVSISTPPVSISTPPVSISTPPVSISTPPVSISAPPVSISAPPVSISAPLVSPPAPSNSNPTSALVASPSQDDSVGPDNIEGYRAVQNLADYLVTLKDHSFALSLEESSHIITLWQALSDYDKQRMVYAPRHQATLNKGRFRVTKKIVAPGVESTRRCFVGANSPAQWPDCNRVVEAIFVRLCITFPNPKNIGGVRFGRWTLICRAYKHIRECVLSNAHVMQGTTIQLPEVNATTLSEWYCRRTRSQESDVLHQGIMPPEAPVSGPTTQRSTPQKDSLASHPSTDSPHVFVLPPDTAGTAKLKRRLTFTSGPASSAPPQQNLPAPPQCVSYSMPTDPGFCLVYVVPGPGPDSHSQVVAQGVTHIMPATASHIMPATASHIMPATASHSQGVAHIMPATASHSQGVAHIMPATASHSQGVAHIMPATAGSSQGALAVTQMSDVPYTTQQYRKRKLKNEMAGIKTRKYVRHTSAIICRRCQKERKPPTHQQYFGNWYCEETDTMSLEDWKAMLVARGYGKKKAPK comes from the exons ATGGAACCCATATTCAGGAAGAAAGCTGATGGCAGTCCCAATCTGTGTGACTCCAAGGCTGCCCTATGTGTGAAGGAAGCCAATAAAAAGAAGCCGTGGGCCAGAGCCATTTCTCCTGAAAAGGTGAAGGATTCTGCAAGACGGGCAGTGTTGCGCTCAGGTGGAGATCCAGGCAACGCTGTCCACGTGCTGGGTCAGCATGAGCTTCAGTTTGGAGTTTTCAGGGGTCAGACCTTCAAGTGGGTGGCTGAAAACGCCCTGGGCTACGCCGGATACCTTGTTGCTGACATGAAGAAGGAGTCTTCACAGGGGAAAGATTCCATTAACCACGCGGAAAACAAGAAAGCATTCCGTTCATATGTTGAACGTTTCCCAGAGGGCCGATATGCCGTCCGGATCAAGACAGAGAAGATGTCTTGTAGCAGCACTCAGTCTGCTTCCCTGCCCTGCACCAGCACTGAGCCCAACATCAGTCCGCTGTCTACTGACCCCATGCAAGCCTGCACCAGCACTGAGTCCTCTAGCAGTCAGCTGTCTGAGCCTGTCCAGTCCTCTGACTCCTGCCAGCCTTCAGTGGCTTCAGTCTCTTCCCTGCGCACTTTGTTGGTTGGGAGAGGCAGTAGCACAAAGAGCCTAGAAAAGACAGTGAAGAGGCTCATTTCACCCTCCAAGTTCAAACCTT CTGTGTCGCTCCCTTCATTTGAACCCACTCACATGGACGACAGTGAACTGGTGATGGCTGCTGAGCAGGTGGAATCAGAACTGACAG TGCAGAGCAGAATTTGCCTCCCTGCTGGATGGAAACCTGCTCTTCCTATTGTAGATCAGCAGTGGATTTCCAAGGCACTTTTCAAGTGGTCACGAAATGGACAACCAGAGTTGGACCATTCGAAAGTGGACAAGATGTGGTGGCACCCCCCTCAGCCTTCACTAACTCCCAGTGGTGTGCCAGCAATGGAGAGGTACTTTGGACACGCCTTGTTTCTCTGGATGCCGAGGAAGCTTTGGCATGTGCGGCTGTTCTGCCCCCATCCTGACTGTGGCAAGGAGGAGCTCACGTCTGCTGGAGTGCATCAGAGGATCAGGCAGGTGGTTGGTATCAGCAGCTCCTACTTCATGGCAGCAGAATACCTTGCCTGTAAGAGCTGCAAGAGGAAGGTGATCAGCTGGAGCCACAACATTGTCTGTCAGCTGGACATTGGCCATCGTGTCCAGTTTCCCTGCTTCCTCACCTCCAAGCTGGCATGTGACATTCAAGTAGTGCGGCAGATGCGTCAGAGGGGTTTGGGGAACAGCAGCAGTCAGCTCCAGAAGCAGATGGAGGAGCAGCACTCGGAGGCCTGGCTGGAGAAACAGGTCCAGTACCTCACAGACTGCAAAGGACTCGTGAGAGCTGCATCGTCTGGACTCATCACACCTGTTGTTCTAGGGGATCTGCCACCATTGCTCCAAGTCCCAAAGCATCGCTGGCTGATGCAGGTGTATGCTCAGGATGTCCTGAACAGACTAGAGGAGGTAAAGGCCTCCATCACCTCGCAGTTTGGCCGTGTGCTAAAGATGGACTCCACAAAAAAAATTGTGAGGAAGCTGGCAGGACAGAGCCGCGCAACAGCAGCTTGGGCCACCAACGTTGGCAACGAGCACGGACAAGTCATCATGTCTGTGCTCACGGCCAGTGAAGGCTATGGCTTGGGCAAGATGATTGATGGCATCATGAAGCGCTACCGAGACGCTGGTGTGTCAACTCCAGAGGTGCTGTATGTTGACCGGGACTGCTGCGGGGCCACTCATCTCAGAAACATGTTTAAGGGATGGGAGGACATGGAGATCCGACTGGACATCTGGCACTACATGAGGAGGATAGCGGTTGGCTGCACCACTGACTCCCATGTGCTTTATGCAGGCTTCATGAACAGTCTGAGCCACTGTATTTTCATGTGGGATGAGTCTGACCTCCAGGCGCTTAAGGAGGCCAAGCGCTCAGAGCTGGAGGCAAAGTTGATGCACCCCACGGATGCAGGTGTGATGAGGAACATCACCAGAGCAGAGATGGCACTGCACTGCAAGAGGACCACTCGCAGCTGTGAGGACATCAAGGCACTTGTGACAGAGTTGATCCGGTCCTACGATGGTGAGAAGGGCTGCAACACCCTTGGCGTGCCCCTCATCAACTCTGCGAGGATGGCCGAGATCTGGAGCAGCCAAACAAAGCACATTGCCTGCATCCAGGACCCTCCGGGTGTACAACTGTACATGCAGACGGGAACCATCCTGAAGGGGGGGCACAGTCTGCCAACGTACAGATGTGCCAGAGGTTCTACTTCCCTGGAATCCTTTCACCTGCATATGAACAGGTTCATTCCTG GGACCTTGGCAAGTGATACTTTTTTCCAGGCTTACCTGGTGGATGGCCTTGCCAGGTGGAATGAAGACCGGAGACTGGCAGCTGCAGGAAAAGACCAGCCCCATTCCTACAGTGGCCTGCTTAAATATGCTGCCAACCAGCTGTCTCAGGAGGTACTGGGGAGAACACTGGTGGACTACACAGGGCCACGAAAGTATACAG gAGAGCTCATAGGTGTGGAGTACTTATACGAGCAGACCGGCAGTGCCCTGGAAGACTATAAATTAGTCATCTTGGCTCTTGAGACTGAGGATGTGACCGTGGCAGAAGATGAAGGTTTTGAAGAGGCACAGGATTTTGAGGACTTAACTGTCCCAGCatttgaaacagaaccacctgcTGTGCCATCTGCTTCTGATGCCTCCAGTGGTGTTGCATTTGCtcctccggtctccatctctgctcctccggtctccatctctgctcctccggtctccatctctactcctccggtctccatctctactcctccggtctccatctctgctcctccggtctccatctctactcctccggtctccatctctactcctccggtctccatctctactcctccggtctccatctctactcctccggtctccatctctactcctccggtctccatctctactcctccggtctccatctctgctcctccggtctccatctctgctcctccagtctccatctctgctcccctggtctctccacctgctccttcaAACAGCAACCCGACTTCTGCTCTTGTGGCTTCCCCTAGCCAAGAT GACTCAGTGGGACCTGATAACATTGAGGGCTATAGAGCTGTGCAGAACTTGGCAGACTACCTAGTCACCCTGAAGGACCACAGCTTTGCTTTGTCGCTTGAGGAATCAAGCCACATCATCACCCTTTGGCAGGCTCTTAGTGACTATGATAAGCAGCGCATGGTATATGCTCCACGTCATCAAGCCACTTTGAACAAGGGGCGCTTCAGGGTCACTAAGAAAATTGTAGCTCCAGGCGTGGAGTCCACAAGGCG GTGTTTTGTTGGAGCAAACAGCCCTGCACAGTGGCCAGACTGCAACAGAGTTGTGGAGGCAATCTTTGTCCGGCTGTGTATTACATTTCCAAACCCGAAAAACATCGGTGGGGTCAGGTTTGGAAGGTGGACCCTCATCTGTCGTGCTTACAAGCACATCAGGGAGTGCGTCTTGAGTAATGCACATGTGATGCAGGGGACCACCATCCAGCTACCAGAAGTGAATGCCACCACACTGTCAGAGTG gtactgCAGGCGGACTCGTTCACAGGAGTCTGATGTTCTTCATCAGGGCATCATGCCTCCAGAAGCACCAGTATCAGGTCCTACAACACAGCGGTCCACACCCCAGAAGGACAGTCTTGCCTCTCACCCCTCCACAGACAGCCCCCATGTCTTTGTCCTGCCCCCTGACACTGCAGGGACGGCAAAGTTGAAGAGACGTTTGACCTTCACATCAGGTCCAGCTTCATCTGCTCCACCTCAGCAGAACCTGCCTGCACCTCCCCAGTGTGTCTCCTACAGCATGCCTACTGATCCTGGATTTTGTTTGGTGTATGTAGTGCCAGGACCTGGTCCAGACAGCCATAGCCAAGTGGTGGCACAAGGAGTGACACACATTATGCCTGCTACCGCCAGCCACATTATGCCTGCTACCGCCAGCCACATTATGCCTGCTACCGCCAGCCATAGCCAAGGAGTGGCACACATTATGCCTGCTACCGCCAGCCATAGCCAAGGAGTGGCACACATTATGCCTGCTACCGCCAGCCATAGCCAAGGAGTGGCACACATTATGCCTGCTACCGCTGGATCCAGTCAGGGTGCGTTGGCAGTGACCCAGATGTCAGATGTGCCATACACGACACAGCAATACCGGAAGCGGAAATTGAAAAACGAGATGGCTGGTATAAAGACCCGCAAATATGTTCGCCACACCAGCGCTATAATTTGCAGGAGATGCCAAAAAGAGAGGAAGCCCCCCACACATCAACAGTACTTTGGCAACTGGTATTGTGAAGAAACTGACACCATGTCACTGGAGGATTGGAAGGCTATGCTGGTAGCACGGGGCTATGGAAAGAAGAAAGCCCCAAAATAA